One Persicobacter psychrovividus DNA window includes the following coding sequences:
- the ltrA gene encoding group II intron reverse transcriptase/maturase: protein MKGRKQKVQRNSSLFGKAPAEQGKAERVPTFVWITEADDFTVTQRKEGLLDKILCPYNLNRAYQRVVKNKGSHGIDGMKVGALASYLQIHGREIVQSIRQGNYRPNPVRRVEIPKDNGKTRPLGIPTVVDRWVQQAISQVLVPIYEKEFSPHSYGFRPGRSQHQALLQSQEILSEGYRYAVDLDMEKFFDTVNHSYLITLLSEQIKEGSVISLIHKYLNAGVVIGHKFEASTDGVPQGGPLSPLLSNVMLNVLDQELTKRGHRFVRYADDMIIFSKGRKGAERLKRTVTRFIEGRLYLRVNKEKTQVVPRRQIKFLGYSFYMWKGKARFRVQAKSINRLKDKMRAITNKSNGLGYQRRKTLLSQTIKGWINYYKFAEMKTIMQRLDEWLRRRIRAFTWKNWKRVRTRFKELKRLGADTSKAWEHANTRKGHWRIAKSPVLHKTLTDEVLREQGYVSLKTYYLSVH, encoded by the coding sequence ATGAAAGGTAGAAAGCAGAAAGTACAAAGAAATAGTAGCTTGTTCGGAAAAGCACCTGCGGAACAGGGGAAAGCCGAACGAGTGCCGACTTTTGTTTGGATAACTGAAGCGGATGATTTCACAGTTACACAGAGAAAGGAAGGATTGTTAGACAAAATCCTGTGCCCTTATAACTTGAACCGAGCTTATCAGCGAGTAGTAAAGAACAAAGGGAGCCATGGAATTGATGGAATGAAGGTCGGCGCTTTGGCGTCATATCTGCAAATTCATGGAAGGGAAATAGTACAATCCATACGTCAAGGGAACTACCGCCCGAACCCTGTCCGACGTGTAGAAATACCGAAGGACAATGGGAAGACACGCCCTTTGGGGATACCAACGGTAGTGGATCGTTGGGTACAACAGGCGATCAGCCAAGTTTTAGTTCCGATTTACGAGAAGGAATTTTCACCTCATAGCTATGGGTTTCGTCCTGGTCGCAGTCAGCATCAGGCGTTACTTCAAAGCCAAGAGATTTTATCAGAAGGCTATCGCTATGCGGTGGACTTAGATATGGAGAAGTTCTTTGACACGGTAAATCATAGTTATCTTATCACTTTACTGTCAGAACAAATCAAGGAAGGATCGGTGATTTCACTCATTCACAAATATTTGAATGCAGGTGTTGTGATCGGTCATAAATTTGAGGCAAGCACCGACGGCGTACCGCAGGGAGGACCATTGAGCCCATTATTGAGCAATGTAATGCTTAATGTGTTGGATCAAGAACTGACCAAGCGGGGACACCGATTCGTGCGCTATGCTGATGATATGATTATCTTTAGTAAAGGTAGAAAAGGAGCGGAACGACTCAAAAGAACAGTTACCCGATTTATTGAAGGTAGGCTGTATTTGAGGGTAAACAAGGAGAAAACGCAAGTAGTACCAAGACGGCAAATCAAATTTTTGGGATACTCCTTCTACATGTGGAAGGGAAAAGCACGTTTTCGAGTTCAAGCCAAAAGTATCAATCGGCTAAAGGATAAAATGCGTGCTATCACCAATAAAAGTAATGGTCTGGGCTATCAAAGGCGGAAAACCCTGCTATCTCAAACGATAAAAGGGTGGATCAATTACTACAAATTTGCCGAGATGAAAACCATCATGCAACGACTCGACGAGTGGTTACGCCGACGAATTCGGGCATTTACTTGGAAGAATTGGAAGCGGGTAAGAACACGGTTCAAGGAACTAAAGCGACTGGGTGCCGATACATCGAAAGCCTGGGAACACGCCAACACAAGAAAAGGACATTGGCGGATCGCAAAGAGCCCTGTATTACACAAAACCCTGACTGATGAAGTGCTTCGAGAACAAGGCTACGTCTCTCTAAAGACATACTATCTCTCTGTACACTGA
- a CDS encoding PspC domain-containing protein — protein MKKVQFAFQRYAFGVCESVAQRLGISTFSVRLTFIYLSCLTVGSPIALYLFLAFWKNIRKNLRRSNNPIIYA, from the coding sequence ATGAAAAAAGTTCAATTTGCATTTCAGCGTTACGCTTTTGGTGTGTGTGAATCGGTTGCGCAAAGGTTGGGAATTTCAACTTTTAGTGTTAGGCTGACCTTCATTTACCTGAGTTGTTTGACCGTTGGATCACCAATCGCTCTTTACTTATTCTTAGCTTTTTGGAAAAATATCCGCAAAAACCTACGAAGGAGTAATAACCCTATAATTTATGCTTGA
- a CDS encoding glycosyltransferase family 2 protein: MSASVAIVILNYNGRTFLKKFLPVVLQYAENAEVIVADNQSSDDSVAVMKTDFPEVRLIINQDNGGFAKGYNDALKYVTAKYYVLLNSDAEVTQGWLAPIIELMEANPKIGACQPKIKAYHNRMTFEYAGAAGGYIDHFGFPFCRGRIFDVLEEDQNQYDDIRQVFWATGCCMFVRAEAYWQMGGFDEDYFAHMEEIDLCWRMNNAGWQVFYNGKSNVYHVGGGTLPKSNPRKTYLNFRNSLITLFKNTPKRHLPTKLFVRCFLDIIASAKFLVFDSKADAWAVCRAQLDFWTKLPKWEKKRRKIFDKGFDHKELILPKSIVLLHYLKGKKKFNDLWE, encoded by the coding sequence ATGTCTGCATCCGTAGCGATCGTTATTCTTAATTATAACGGTAGAACCTTTCTAAAAAAATTCCTCCCTGTTGTTCTTCAATATGCCGAAAACGCAGAAGTCATTGTCGCCGACAACCAATCTTCTGATGATTCTGTGGCTGTAATGAAAACCGACTTCCCTGAAGTCAGGCTGATTATCAATCAGGATAACGGGGGATTTGCTAAAGGATATAATGATGCACTCAAATATGTAACGGCCAAATACTATGTCCTGCTCAACTCCGATGCCGAAGTTACGCAAGGATGGCTCGCCCCTATCATCGAACTGATGGAGGCTAACCCTAAAATCGGCGCATGCCAACCGAAGATCAAGGCCTACCACAACCGCATGACCTTTGAATACGCGGGAGCTGCAGGCGGATACATCGACCATTTTGGATTTCCTTTTTGTAGAGGCCGCATTTTTGATGTCCTCGAAGAAGACCAAAACCAGTACGACGATATACGTCAGGTGTTTTGGGCCACAGGTTGCTGTATGTTTGTCAGGGCGGAAGCCTATTGGCAGATGGGAGGCTTCGATGAGGACTACTTTGCCCACATGGAGGAAATCGATTTATGTTGGAGAATGAACAATGCGGGCTGGCAAGTGTTCTACAATGGTAAATCAAACGTTTATCATGTTGGAGGAGGCACATTACCAAAATCCAATCCACGTAAAACCTATCTTAATTTCAGGAATTCCTTAATAACTTTATTTAAAAATACCCCAAAAAGGCATCTTCCTACAAAATTGTTCGTAAGATGTTTCTTGGATATTATAGCCTCTGCAAAGTTTCTTGTTTTCGATTCAAAAGCAGATGCTTGGGCAGTTTGTCGAGCGCAGCTGGATTTTTGGACAAAACTACCCAAATGGGAGAAAAAGCGCAGAAAAATTTTTGATAAAGGGTTCGATCATAAGGAATTGATTCTTCCGAAGTCCATTGTCCTGCTACATTACCTTAAAGGCAAAAAAAAATTTAACGATTTATGGGAATAA
- a CDS encoding YbaB/EbfC family nucleoid-associated protein — translation MFDMMKMMGKVKEVQDRVREAQGRLENITVEGEAAAGMVKVVANCKKQLVSLDIDDSLVNAESKTILSDLIVAAVNNAMDKADERSKEEIKKSTEGMMPNIPGMDLGNLFGQ, via the coding sequence ATGTTCGACATGATGAAAATGATGGGCAAAGTGAAGGAGGTTCAAGACCGCGTTCGCGAAGCTCAAGGCCGATTAGAAAATATCACTGTTGAAGGCGAAGCTGCCGCAGGAATGGTCAAAGTGGTGGCCAACTGCAAAAAGCAATTGGTAAGCTTGGATATTGACGATTCGCTGGTAAATGCCGAAAGTAAAACCATTCTTTCAGATTTGATTGTCGCTGCGGTAAATAACGCCATGGACAAAGCCGACGAACGTTCCAAAGAAGAAATCAAGAAAAGCACAGAAGGCATGATGCCTAACATCCCAGGAATGGACCTGGGCAACCTTTTCGGACAATAA
- a CDS encoding T9SS type B sorting domain-containing protein — MLIRCFSAQAQTSSENGHFQVAKDKLCQTEQLQITDGTGGNLDPDLIVLYGTAPNAGTGTDKEIIENFQNLFGNQTFQVGEPIPEYDADSSFFLLRILQGQEGTDKIDDRLWIAVTKSAPEYALYQCPSQPDKVVVYMEEQERALYHQVNFKYQNEDNSDNGSADFDLNKESLIVTAQTTGTYEFQAISCPGIIPPNKQVIEVDNNYQIPAVNGMSLTVTRQETQDGAIRLSFPAALGSHPYISNWNGEIQIVPLNNITFTDLNTQEDIYSFTASPYDLCEEKSIGQSRSLHSIIIDATSEKGFNKIEINALNKSVDLQKNSTPWVKGVKNSIDDRDITCGTNYEYSASYSEAGDLSSHSVTTEKISGNTDKAANIAFVNANVTEDNLIEIDGDEPTQRAIYTITNGSSTISAEEHYFTYDQLNPQQQAYCFRSSLTDECNNLSNSIRSCTIFLSSEGKSATETQLQWSNYAGFKVSKYEVLLLNENNAIVEEEDAGPFPAFRINTKNMDPAISKLRIRAVGQNTNEEALSNIINLETREVLEFPNAFSPNGDGINDIFTYVGSTAVNAFELLIYNRWGEIIHQTKANAQELSSGAKKGWDGTFNGTKVPAGHYTYHAEITTARNNQLTFNGIIILIR; from the coding sequence ATGCTGATACGGTGTTTTTCCGCTCAGGCACAGACGTCGTCAGAGAACGGGCATTTTCAAGTGGCTAAGGATAAACTTTGCCAGACGGAGCAACTACAAATCACGGACGGCACTGGCGGAAACCTTGACCCAGACCTGATTGTGCTTTACGGCACCGCCCCCAATGCCGGCACAGGTACCGACAAGGAAATTATCGAAAACTTCCAAAACCTTTTCGGGAATCAGACCTTCCAGGTTGGTGAACCCATTCCCGAATATGACGCTGACTCCTCATTCTTTTTGTTGAGAATCCTGCAAGGACAGGAAGGCACCGACAAGATTGATGACCGACTGTGGATTGCGGTAACCAAAAGCGCACCCGAGTATGCCTTATATCAATGCCCAAGCCAACCAGACAAAGTTGTGGTGTATATGGAGGAGCAGGAACGAGCGCTTTACCATCAGGTAAACTTCAAATACCAGAATGAAGACAATTCAGACAATGGAAGTGCCGATTTCGACCTCAATAAAGAAAGTTTGATCGTTACGGCGCAAACCACGGGCACTTATGAATTTCAAGCCATCAGCTGCCCTGGAATTATCCCGCCCAACAAACAAGTTATTGAGGTTGACAACAATTACCAGATCCCTGCAGTAAATGGCATGAGCCTGACCGTTACCAGGCAGGAGACGCAAGATGGCGCCATCCGCCTGAGCTTTCCAGCGGCACTGGGCAGTCACCCTTACATTTCAAACTGGAACGGGGAGATACAGATCGTCCCATTGAACAATATCACCTTCACGGACCTCAACACACAGGAAGATATTTACTCCTTCACCGCAAGCCCTTATGACCTTTGCGAGGAAAAATCCATTGGCCAATCCCGATCGCTCCACAGTATTATTATAGATGCGACTTCAGAAAAAGGCTTTAATAAAATTGAGATCAATGCATTGAATAAAAGTGTCGATCTGCAAAAAAACAGCACCCCCTGGGTGAAGGGAGTCAAGAATTCGATCGACGACAGGGACATTACCTGTGGCACAAATTATGAGTATTCAGCCAGCTATTCGGAAGCCGGCGACCTTTCCAGTCATTCGGTCACGACGGAAAAAATTTCAGGAAACACCGACAAGGCCGCCAATATCGCATTTGTAAATGCCAACGTTACCGAAGACAACCTGATTGAAATAGATGGTGACGAACCCACGCAGCGGGCAATTTACACCATCACGAATGGCTCCAGCACAATCTCAGCAGAAGAACATTACTTCACTTACGATCAGTTAAACCCGCAGCAACAGGCCTACTGCTTTCGCTCCTCCCTGACGGATGAATGTAACAACCTGTCGAACAGCATTCGCTCCTGCACCATATTCTTGTCCTCAGAAGGTAAATCGGCGACCGAGACCCAATTGCAGTGGAGTAATTATGCAGGCTTCAAAGTCAGTAAGTACGAGGTCCTTCTGCTGAATGAAAACAATGCCATCGTTGAGGAAGAAGACGCAGGCCCTTTTCCTGCCTTCAGGATCAACACCAAAAATATGGACCCCGCTATTTCAAAGCTCAGGATAAGGGCGGTCGGCCAGAACACCAATGAGGAGGCGCTCTCAAACATCATCAATCTCGAAACCAGGGAGGTGCTTGAGTTCCCCAATGCTTTTTCACCGAACGGAGATGGGATCAATGATATCTTCACTTATGTAGGCAGTACGGCGGTAAATGCTTTTGAACTGCTGATCTACAATCGGTGGGGAGAAATTATCCACCAAACCAAAGCCAACGCTCAGGAACTCAGCTCAGGAGCAAAAAAAGGATGGGACGGCACCTTCAATGGGACTAAAGTACCCGCTGGCCATTACACCTACCACGCCGAAATTACCACCGCCCGAAACAACCAACTCACTTTCAATGGGATAATTATCCTGATACGATAA
- the hisS gene encoding histidine--tRNA ligase — MAVQKPSIPKGTRDFGPEKMVRRNYIFSVIRSVFEQFGYMPLETPTMENLSVLTGKYGDEGDQLIFKMLNSGNYLSKTTAEDFQAGAKHLLPKIAEKGLRYDLTVPFARFVVMNRNEITFPFKRYQIQPVWRADRPQKGRYREFYQCDADVVGTDSLICEAEIIQMINKVFKGLNITDYSIKMNNRKILSGIVETIGAPGKETDFCVAIDKLDKIGFDKVLEELAGKGFSEDAIEQAKPILKLAGDNQSLLAQSKEILALSADGSKGVEELEEIFTYLDKFGAQDHHVDFDITLARGLSYYTGAIFEVKVNNVSIGSVSGGGRYDNLTGVFGLPDVPGVGFSFGVDRIYDVLEELDLFPKDNLVTTQLMIVNFDEASETHGLGLLAQLRNAGIKSEIYPNSAKLKKQMNYANKKAIPFVLMVGSEEISSGIYSLKNMETGEQLKLTIDQVIEQMK; from the coding sequence ATGGCAGTACAGAAACCATCCATCCCGAAAGGGACCAGAGATTTCGGCCCAGAGAAAATGGTCCGAAGAAACTACATCTTTTCCGTCATCAGATCCGTGTTCGAACAATTTGGCTATATGCCACTTGAGACACCGACAATGGAAAATTTATCGGTGCTGACAGGCAAATACGGCGATGAGGGTGATCAACTGATTTTCAAAATGCTCAACTCGGGCAATTACCTCAGCAAAACCACCGCAGAGGATTTTCAGGCGGGCGCCAAGCATCTACTCCCTAAAATTGCAGAGAAAGGCTTGCGTTATGACCTAACGGTTCCTTTTGCGCGTTTTGTGGTGATGAACAGAAATGAGATTACCTTCCCTTTCAAGCGTTACCAGATTCAGCCAGTATGGCGTGCGGATCGCCCACAGAAAGGCCGTTATAGAGAATTTTACCAGTGCGATGCCGACGTGGTAGGCACTGACTCCCTGATTTGTGAGGCTGAAATCATTCAGATGATCAATAAGGTATTCAAAGGGTTGAACATCACGGATTACTCCATCAAGATGAACAACCGAAAGATTTTAAGTGGTATTGTAGAAACGATCGGTGCCCCAGGCAAAGAAACGGATTTCTGTGTAGCCATTGACAAGCTGGATAAAATTGGCTTCGATAAAGTGCTGGAAGAATTGGCGGGCAAAGGTTTCTCTGAAGATGCCATCGAGCAAGCCAAGCCTATTCTTAAACTGGCAGGGGACAATCAATCGTTACTGGCGCAGTCCAAAGAAATTTTGGCTTTATCGGCAGACGGCTCAAAGGGTGTGGAAGAATTGGAAGAAATCTTCACTTACCTTGACAAGTTTGGTGCGCAAGACCACCATGTAGATTTCGACATTACCCTGGCACGTGGCCTCTCTTATTATACAGGCGCCATTTTCGAGGTCAAGGTAAATAATGTATCTATAGGTTCGGTAAGTGGCGGAGGCCGTTACGACAACCTTACAGGTGTGTTCGGCTTGCCTGATGTTCCTGGAGTTGGTTTCTCCTTTGGCGTGGATCGTATTTACGATGTACTGGAAGAGCTTGACCTTTTCCCTAAAGACAATTTAGTCACCACCCAGCTGATGATCGTTAATTTTGACGAAGCCTCGGAAACTCACGGGCTTGGGCTTTTGGCACAGCTGCGTAATGCTGGCATCAAGTCTGAAATTTACCCTAACAGCGCCAAGCTGAAAAAGCAGATGAACTATGCCAATAAAAAGGCCATTCCATTTGTACTGATGGTGGGTTCTGAGGAAATCAGCAGCGGCATTTACAGCCTGAAAAACATGGAAACAGGAGAACAGCTTAAGCTGACGATCGATCAGGTTATTGAGCAAATGAAATAA
- a CDS encoding metallophosphoesterase family protein yields the protein MIKIGLLSDTHGHLDTRVQHHFKNCNEIWHAGDIGTMEVLKTLESFKKTRAVYGNIDGGLLRQDLEEDLFFEVEGVKVWMTHIGGYPGRFPARIKKILQEKGAPDLFICGHSHILKVMVDQQHDKMLCMNPGAAGKHGFHKVRTLLRFDLNNGRAENLEVIELGPRAKID from the coding sequence ATGATTAAAATAGGACTTTTATCAGACACTCATGGACACTTAGATACACGAGTTCAACATCACTTCAAAAATTGTAACGAGATTTGGCATGCCGGAGACATCGGAACGATGGAAGTATTAAAAACACTTGAATCTTTCAAGAAGACAAGGGCAGTCTATGGAAATATTGACGGCGGCTTGCTCCGTCAGGATTTAGAGGAAGACTTATTCTTTGAAGTGGAAGGGGTGAAGGTATGGATGACGCACATCGGCGGATACCCTGGAAGGTTCCCCGCACGGATCAAGAAAATACTGCAGGAGAAAGGAGCGCCTGACCTCTTCATTTGTGGGCATTCGCATATTTTGAAAGTTATGGTGGACCAGCAGCACGATAAAATGCTATGCATGAATCCTGGGGCGGCAGGAAAACATGGTTTCCATAAAGTAAGAACTTTACTCCGCTTCGACCTCAACAACGGCAGAGCCGAAAACCTTGAAGTCATTGAACTGGGCCCGAGGGCTAAAATTGATTAG
- a CDS encoding cytochrome ubiquinol oxidase subunit I yields MDVALLSRIQFAFTASFHYIFPPFSIGMGLLLVIFETLYITTNKKVWETITRFWIKVFAANFSVGVATGIVLEFEFGTNWSTYARFVGDVFGSPLAAEGIFAFFLESGFLAILLFGWNRVGKKTHLFSTIMVAFGSMMSAFWIVVANSWQQTPVAYKLETVNGISRAVITDFWGMVFNPSAMVRFEHVVFGAFLQGAFLVLSVSAYFIIKKQHLDFAKKSFKVALIVATVVSVGQLAIGHKHAEVVAETQPAKLAAFEGLYQTTKEAPLYIMGWTDTETQKTTGIAIPGMLSFLTHGDTQAEVKGLNEFPKSEWPKAGAVFQTYHIMVGIGMLLIGLTLLSCFLLYRGKLFSNKWLMKGYVAAVILPIIANQFGWFSAEMGRQPWVVYGLLKTKDAVSKSVTSPEVITSLIMFFIVYALLFFVWLYVLDREIKHGPGHDDNGVEAGYSHKGKKIEGLKGL; encoded by the coding sequence ATGGACGTTGCTCTGCTGTCACGGATACAGTTTGCCTTCACGGCATCTTTCCATTACATCTTCCCTCCTTTCAGTATAGGGATGGGGTTGTTATTGGTGATTTTTGAAACACTTTACATTACCACCAACAAGAAAGTATGGGAAACCATTACAAGATTCTGGATTAAGGTTTTTGCCGCTAACTTTTCCGTTGGGGTGGCCACAGGAATTGTGCTTGAATTTGAGTTTGGAACAAACTGGTCGACTTATGCCCGCTTTGTAGGGGATGTTTTTGGCTCGCCATTGGCCGCCGAAGGTATTTTTGCCTTCTTCCTGGAGTCGGGCTTTTTGGCCATCCTGCTTTTTGGCTGGAATCGGGTAGGAAAGAAAACGCATTTATTCTCTACCATCATGGTGGCTTTCGGCTCTATGATGTCGGCATTCTGGATTGTGGTCGCCAACTCCTGGCAGCAAACTCCAGTGGCTTATAAGCTGGAGACCGTCAATGGCATAAGTCGTGCGGTGATTACAGATTTCTGGGGAATGGTTTTCAATCCATCAGCAATGGTGCGTTTTGAGCACGTGGTTTTTGGCGCCTTCCTGCAAGGGGCATTCTTGGTATTGTCTGTTTCTGCCTACTTCATTATCAAGAAACAACATTTGGATTTTGCTAAAAAGTCCTTTAAAGTGGCGTTGATCGTCGCTACGGTGGTTTCGGTAGGGCAGTTGGCCATTGGGCACAAACATGCCGAAGTGGTTGCTGAAACGCAGCCTGCAAAATTGGCTGCTTTTGAAGGGTTGTACCAAACAACTAAAGAGGCGCCATTGTACATTATGGGTTGGACAGACACAGAAACCCAGAAGACCACAGGTATTGCCATTCCAGGCATGTTGAGCTTCCTGACGCATGGCGACACGCAGGCGGAAGTGAAGGGCTTGAATGAATTCCCTAAATCTGAATGGCCAAAGGCTGGCGCGGTATTCCAGACTTACCACATTATGGTGGGGATCGGGATGTTGCTGATCGGCTTGACGCTCCTGTCGTGCTTCTTGCTTTACCGAGGGAAATTGTTCAGTAATAAATGGCTGATGAAAGGCTATGTGGCTGCTGTTATTTTGCCTATTATCGCCAATCAGTTTGGGTGGTTCTCTGCAGAAATGGGCCGTCAGCCGTGGGTAGTTTATGGTTTGCTGAAAACCAAAGACGCCGTTTCTAAAAGTGTTACAAGCCCCGAGGTGATTACCTCTCTGATCATGTTCTTTATCGTGTATGCCTTGTTGTTCTTTGTATGGCTATATGTTTTGGATCGTGAGATTAAGCACGGGCCTGGCCATGACGACAACGGTGTTGAGGCAGGCTACTCGCATAAGGGTAAAAAAATAGAAGGACTAAAAGGGCTATAA
- the cydB gene encoding cytochrome d ubiquinol oxidase subunit II, which produces MDFHVVWYLLVGVLLIGYAILDGFDLGVGALHLFTKSDYDRRIMLNSIGPVWDGNEVWLITAGGALFAAFPEVYATAFSSFYLALMLVLCALIFRAVSIEFRSKEENKTWRKTWDIGFSVGSIVAAIVFGVAIGNVIMGINLGADKEYAGTFLDLFTPFTLMTGVFNLVMFTMHGAIYLLIKTEGELQQQIKGYAMKAFYAFATIFLIITAMTLYLKPEMLANFSFGTVAAQHPLIANYETAVSVFAWMVIVLNILSIMNIPRTITKGKYMQAFISSACTIAALVMLFALGIFPNLLVAHDAANSINIYNGSSSEYTLETMFKVAIIGMPLVLVYTSLIYWTYKGKTRLDEHSY; this is translated from the coding sequence ATGGACTTTCATGTAGTATGGTACCTTTTGGTTGGAGTGCTGTTGATCGGTTATGCGATCCTGGACGGCTTCGATCTGGGCGTAGGTGCTTTGCATCTTTTCACAAAATCAGACTATGATCGCCGCATCATGCTGAACTCTATCGGCCCTGTATGGGATGGTAACGAGGTGTGGCTGATTACCGCAGGTGGCGCGTTGTTCGCCGCTTTTCCAGAAGTATATGCCACGGCATTTTCGAGTTTTTACCTGGCACTGATGCTGGTACTTTGTGCGCTAATTTTCCGAGCGGTTTCTATTGAATTCAGAAGTAAGGAGGAAAATAAAACCTGGCGAAAAACCTGGGATATTGGTTTTTCTGTAGGCTCTATTGTTGCTGCTATTGTTTTTGGTGTAGCGATTGGAAATGTGATTATGGGGATTAATTTAGGGGCCGATAAAGAATACGCCGGCACCTTCCTTGACCTGTTCACACCTTTTACTTTAATGACGGGGGTGTTCAACCTGGTGATGTTTACCATGCACGGCGCCATTTACCTTTTGATTAAAACGGAAGGCGAGTTGCAGCAACAGATCAAAGGTTATGCGATGAAGGCATTTTACGCTTTCGCTACTATCTTTTTGATCATTACCGCCATGACCCTGTACCTGAAGCCAGAAATGCTGGCCAACTTCTCCTTTGGAACCGTTGCCGCACAGCACCCATTAATTGCAAACTATGAAACCGCCGTTTCTGTATTTGCCTGGATGGTGATTGTGTTGAATATTCTGTCGATCATGAATATCCCAAGAACGATCACAAAAGGAAAGTATATGCAGGCCTTCATCTCTTCGGCTTGTACGATTGCCGCTTTGGTAATGCTTTTTGCCTTGGGGATTTTCCCTAACTTGCTGGTAGCGCACGATGCCGCCAATAGTATCAATATTTACAATGGTTCTTCATCAGAGTACACTTTGGAAACAATGTTTAAAGTGGCAATCATCGGGATGCCGCTGGTATTGGTGTATACCTCATTGATCTATTGGACTTATAAAGGAAAAACAAGATTAGACGAACACAGCTATTAA
- the hemB gene encoding porphobilinogen synthase: MDLLRRPRRNRKSETVRQMVQETQISTSNLIFPIFLIEGNNKKEEVPSMPGIYRYSQDLLYKEIEECMELGVKSFDVFPSLSEDKKDKMATEGANPEGIYIKTLAGIKERFPESCLMTDVAMDPYSSDGHDGIVENGEILNDETLEVLGKMAVVQAQAGADIIGPSDMMDGRVEFIRQSLDDAGFTKTSIMSYTAKYASAYYGPFRDALDSAPKFGDKKTYQMDPANRKEALLEAELDFAEGADFLMVKPALAYLDIIRDLKNNFEIPISAYNVSGEYAMVKAAAEKGWLDGEKIMLETLMSMRRAGADVILTYHAKEFAQWVKKHR; encoded by the coding sequence ATGGATTTATTACGCAGACCAAGAAGAAATAGAAAGTCGGAGACTGTACGCCAAATGGTGCAGGAAACGCAAATCAGTACTTCAAACCTTATTTTTCCGATCTTTTTGATTGAAGGAAACAACAAGAAGGAAGAAGTGCCTTCAATGCCAGGTATCTATCGTTATTCGCAAGATCTTTTGTATAAGGAGATTGAAGAATGTATGGAGTTGGGGGTGAAATCTTTCGATGTTTTCCCGTCTTTGTCTGAAGATAAAAAAGATAAAATGGCCACTGAAGGGGCTAACCCCGAAGGGATTTATATCAAGACGTTGGCGGGGATCAAGGAACGTTTTCCGGAATCCTGCTTGATGACCGACGTGGCGATGGATCCCTACAGCTCGGATGGCCACGACGGGATTGTGGAGAATGGCGAAATCCTGAATGATGAAACGCTTGAGGTATTGGGTAAGATGGCCGTTGTGCAAGCACAGGCTGGTGCTGATATCATTGGGCCTTCGGATATGATGGACGGTCGTGTGGAGTTTATCCGCCAGTCGTTGGACGACGCAGGATTCACTAAAACAAGCATCATGTCGTATACCGCCAAATACGCCTCGGCTTATTATGGACCTTTCCGTGACGCCCTGGATTCTGCCCCTAAATTTGGGGACAAGAAAACCTACCAGATGGATCCTGCCAACCGCAAGGAAGCTTTGTTGGAAGCAGAATTGGACTTTGCCGAAGGTGCAGACTTCCTGATGGTCAAGCCCGCTTTGGCTTATTTGGATATTATCCGTGATCTGAAAAATAATTTTGAAATTCCGATTTCGGCCTACAATGTGAGCGGTGAATATGCGATGGTGAAAGCAGCGGCTGAAAAAGGCTGGTTGGACGGCGAGAAGATTATGCTGGAAACACTGATGTCAATGCGCCGTGCCGGAGCAGACGTTATCTTGACTTACCATGCGAAGGAATTTGCGCAGTGGGTGAAGAAGCATAGATAA